A single region of the Solwaraspora sp. WMMD406 genome encodes:
- the bcp gene encoding thioredoxin-dependent thiol peroxidase, translating to MTSAAAEGPVRLAPGDNAPEFTLPTDSGDQLSLKELRGRNVVLYAYPAAMTPGCTKQACDFRDSLASLRAAGYEVVGISPDKPAKLATFRERDSITFPLVSDPDKSVLTAYGAYGEKQLYGKTVTGVIRSTFVIDGDGRIAKALYNVKATGHVAKLRRDLGLD from the coding sequence ATGACTTCCGCCGCCGCCGAAGGCCCCGTCCGCCTCGCACCGGGCGATAACGCCCCGGAGTTCACCCTGCCGACCGACAGTGGTGACCAGCTGTCCCTCAAGGAGCTACGCGGACGCAACGTCGTGCTGTACGCGTACCCGGCGGCGATGACGCCGGGCTGCACCAAGCAAGCATGTGATTTCCGCGACTCGCTCGCCTCGCTGCGGGCCGCCGGCTACGAGGTCGTCGGCATCTCGCCGGACAAGCCAGCCAAGCTCGCCACGTTCCGGGAACGCGACAGCATCACCTTCCCGCTGGTCTCGGACCCGGACAAGAGCGTGCTCACCGCCTACGGGGCGTACGGCGAGAAGCAGCTGTACGGCAAGACGGTCACCGGGGTGATCCGGTCGACGTTCGTGATCGACGGCGACGGGCGCATCGCCAAAGCGCTCTACAACGTCAAGGCGACCGGGCACGTCGCCAAGCTCCGCCGCGACCTCGGTCTCGACTGA
- a CDS encoding HNH endonuclease signature motif containing protein: MDDNVVPARYVAGMGRQKYTREQLAAAAEQCRSVTDVLRHLGIRVSGGSHAHISRRLKFYAINTSHFTGSAHNRGKRGYYRLTPSMLLIKLPKGSRRTPGFRLKRALISLGVPERCAICGTGTIWQNAPLTLHVDHIDGNFLDNRATNLRLLCPNCHSQTETYAGSRRATTISEPPTRFAAAEPVADPPRLQLPYVRRVR, encoded by the coding sequence ATGGACGACAATGTCGTACCCGCTCGCTACGTTGCGGGTATGGGGAGACAGAAATACACGCGGGAACAGCTGGCTGCCGCCGCCGAACAGTGCCGCAGCGTCACCGATGTGCTGCGCCATCTGGGCATCCGGGTCAGCGGTGGCTCACATGCACACATCAGTCGCCGCCTGAAGTTCTACGCCATTAACACCTCCCACTTCACTGGGAGCGCCCACAATCGGGGCAAGCGCGGATATTATCGGTTGACTCCGTCGATGCTACTGATCAAACTACCCAAAGGGTCGCGGCGGACGCCGGGATTCCGGCTGAAGCGAGCGCTGATATCGCTGGGCGTACCGGAGCGATGCGCTATCTGCGGAACTGGCACCATCTGGCAGAACGCACCACTGACCTTGCACGTCGATCACATCGACGGCAACTTCCTGGACAACAGGGCGACCAACCTGCGGCTACTCTGCCCCAACTGCCACAGCCAAACGGAGACCTATGCAGGCTCTCGCCGCGCCACGACAATAAGTGAGCCGCCGACTCGGTTCGCAGCGGCCGAGCCGGTCGCCGATCCGCCCCGGCTTCAGCTACCCTATGTCCGGCGAGTAAGATAG
- a CDS encoding PDGLE domain-containing protein, protein MKRNTGFILAGLLLSLLLAGVVSNFASGSPDGLDSASLKGCTVGADEEIVDGTCMASGFEEHELSDSPFADYGLSFVDNSFLGTAVAGTVGVLLTFAVAGGLFWLTRSRRPAVDSAEPR, encoded by the coding sequence ATGAAGCGCAACACCGGGTTCATCCTTGCCGGCCTGCTGCTGTCGTTGCTGCTCGCCGGGGTGGTCAGCAACTTCGCGTCTGGTTCCCCGGACGGTCTGGACTCCGCCTCGCTCAAGGGTTGCACGGTCGGTGCCGACGAGGAGATCGTCGACGGCACCTGCATGGCGAGCGGTTTCGAGGAGCACGAGTTGAGCGACAGCCCGTTCGCGGACTACGGCCTGTCCTTCGTCGACAACTCGTTTCTCGGTACGGCGGTCGCCGGCACCGTCGGCGTGCTGCTGACCTTCGCGGTCGCGGGCGGACTGTTCTGGCTGACCCGCAGCCGGCGGCCGGCCGTCGATTCCGCCGAGCCGAGGTAA
- a CDS encoding GNAT family N-acetyltransferase produces MSSPLSVQPGFVLDPPLDDDLRERIVRVWADATNAGGAVGFVAPVTATDVRPTAEAAFAGVAAGVDRLLVGYDSAGLASFVFITSNRFDLKEHWRVLKRVVVAPDRQGRGYGLALMAEAERVGRSLGLAALQVTIRDGHGLPAFYQRCGYREVGRLPGALRVADGDDRDEIIMWRDLTDLTPPPAVSRRPAADRPGRQRA; encoded by the coding sequence ATGAGTTCCCCACTTTCCGTACAACCGGGCTTCGTGCTGGATCCGCCGCTCGACGACGACCTGCGCGAGCGGATCGTCCGGGTCTGGGCGGACGCCACGAACGCCGGTGGCGCGGTCGGGTTCGTCGCTCCGGTGACCGCCACGGACGTACGACCGACCGCCGAGGCCGCGTTCGCCGGCGTCGCCGCCGGCGTCGATCGGCTACTCGTCGGCTACGACTCCGCTGGGCTGGCCTCGTTCGTCTTCATCACCAGTAACCGATTCGACCTCAAGGAACACTGGCGGGTCCTCAAACGGGTGGTCGTCGCGCCGGACCGGCAGGGGCGCGGCTACGGCCTGGCGCTGATGGCCGAGGCCGAACGAGTCGGCCGGTCACTCGGCCTGGCAGCCCTGCAGGTCACCATCCGGGACGGGCACGGCCTGCCCGCGTTCTATCAGCGGTGCGGCTACCGCGAAGTGGGCCGGCTCCCGGGTGCGCTGCGCGTCGCCGACGGCGACGACCGCGACGAGATCATCATGTGGCGTGACCTGACCGACCTAACCCCACCACCGGCGGTCAGCCGCAGGCCG
- a CDS encoding energy-coupling factor ABC transporter permease — protein MNPLALHIQNGVLNGPVAVGYAIIAAAAFAYCVARGRRDLDDRLAPMAGLVAAFIFAVQMLNFPVLPGVSGHLLGGALAALLVGPWVGALCVSIVLIVQALLFADGGITAIGPNVTNMALVGTAAAYGLIFVLLRVLPRNPTGLAVTAFVASVVSVVAAALSFVLQYAIGGTTQLQDYGLGQVLALMTGTHVLIGVGEGLIAAVTVLTVAKTRPDLVYALRGLRKTGNPTGSTGASGSPATIPTGGTA, from the coding sequence GTGAACCCCCTCGCACTCCACATCCAGAACGGGGTGCTCAACGGCCCCGTGGCGGTCGGCTACGCGATCATCGCCGCGGCGGCCTTCGCGTACTGCGTCGCCCGTGGCCGACGCGACCTCGACGACCGGCTGGCGCCGATGGCCGGCCTGGTCGCCGCGTTCATCTTCGCCGTCCAGATGCTCAACTTCCCGGTCCTGCCCGGCGTCAGCGGCCACCTGCTCGGCGGGGCGCTCGCCGCGCTGCTGGTCGGCCCCTGGGTCGGTGCGCTCTGCGTGTCGATCGTGCTGATCGTGCAGGCGCTGCTGTTCGCCGACGGCGGAATCACCGCCATCGGCCCGAACGTCACCAACATGGCCCTGGTCGGCACCGCCGCCGCGTACGGGCTGATCTTCGTCCTGTTGCGGGTGCTGCCGCGCAACCCGACCGGGCTGGCGGTGACGGCCTTCGTCGCGTCGGTGGTCAGCGTGGTCGCCGCCGCGTTGAGCTTCGTGCTGCAGTACGCCATCGGCGGCACCACCCAGCTGCAGGACTACGGGCTCGGCCAGGTCCTGGCCCTGATGACCGGCACGCACGTGCTGATCGGCGTCGGGGAGGGTCTGATCGCGGCGGTGACCGTGCTGACCGTCGCCAAGACCCGCCCTGACCTGGTGTACGCCCTGCGCGGCCTCCGGAAGACGGGCAACCCGACCGGATCGACCGGCGCGTCCGGTTCGCCGGCGACGATCCCCACCGGAGGTACGGCATGA